The following proteins are encoded in a genomic region of Dokdonia donghaensis DSW-1:
- a CDS encoding TonB-dependent receptor, whose amino-acid sequence MNSSFHTSYKLIVAVIALLAVQLSYAQEEESTIGTEVVNVVKAYTPTIRDAFKVKATPQLNDSITTAKKKVTYSIFSVPVASTFTPAKGKAAVVKKAKKEKLYDNYATLGFGSFTSVLAEFYSNFQISRTEDFGVFLNHNSSQGGIDGTVVDDFFYDSRLNLNYGARERDLTWRADLDAKHQLYNWYGIPEELKELQGPADGPLFTEDFDVTHSYLTAGLNGSISLKDSFFKEATGMVRYFGDDLESTELRAVVAPTVEFPIAGELITTKLSVDYLSGSFANSFGATGTEINYSFLNAGINPSLVILRDDLEVKLGVEGVVSLDTENSETDFFIYPKIAASYRVAGDYFIAYGGLEGGLIQNNYHDFAQENPFVSPTLIVAPTNKQYDGFLGMKGKLSEALSYNLRASYASESGKALYQHNPYSQSGNNFGQNGYENGNSFGIVYDDVNTLGVFAELNFDVNANFKMKLNGQFNSYTTDVEAEAWNLPDLQASLFADYQITEQWFAGVNLFFIGERQDLVFSQDPVDILTPSSIETLESYFDANAHVGYRFNNRLSAFARVNNILDSNYQKWLNYEVQGLQGMVGATYKFDF is encoded by the coding sequence ATGAATAGTTCATTTCATACATCATATAAGCTTATAGTTGCTGTGATAGCACTTCTAGCTGTGCAACTAAGTTATGCTCAAGAAGAAGAGTCTACTATAGGTACAGAAGTGGTAAATGTAGTAAAGGCATACACGCCTACCATACGCGATGCTTTTAAGGTAAAAGCCACACCACAGCTTAATGACTCCATTACCACAGCAAAGAAAAAAGTGACTTACAGCATCTTTTCTGTACCTGTAGCGAGTACGTTTACGCCAGCAAAAGGTAAAGCGGCAGTTGTAAAAAAAGCAAAAAAAGAAAAGTTATATGATAACTATGCAACCTTAGGTTTTGGGAGTTTTACATCTGTACTAGCAGAGTTTTATAGCAATTTTCAAATAAGCCGTACAGAAGATTTTGGGGTGTTTTTAAATCATAACTCTTCACAAGGAGGTATAGATGGTACTGTGGTAGACGATTTCTTTTATGATAGTCGTCTCAATCTCAATTATGGAGCAAGAGAGCGTGATCTTACTTGGCGTGCAGATCTAGATGCAAAGCATCAATTGTATAACTGGTATGGTATACCAGAGGAGCTTAAGGAATTACAAGGCCCGGCAGATGGTCCTTTGTTTACAGAAGATTTTGATGTAACACACTCATATCTCACAGCGGGTCTTAATGGTTCTATAAGTCTTAAAGACTCTTTCTTTAAGGAAGCTACGGGAATGGTACGTTATTTTGGCGATGACCTAGAGAGTACAGAGCTTAGAGCGGTGGTAGCACCTACGGTTGAGTTTCCTATAGCTGGGGAGTTAATTACAACAAAACTGTCTGTAGACTATCTGAGTGGTTCTTTTGCAAATAGCTTTGGTGCAACTGGGACAGAGATTAATTACAGCTTCTTAAACGCAGGGATTAACCCAAGTCTAGTAATTCTAAGAGATGACTTAGAGGTAAAACTAGGGGTAGAAGGTGTTGTATCTCTTGATACAGAAAACAGTGAGACAGATTTCTTTATTTACCCAAAAATTGCTGCATCTTATAGAGTAGCGGGCGATTACTTTATTGCTTATGGAGGACTTGAAGGAGGTCTTATACAAAATAACTACCACGACTTTGCTCAAGAAAACCCTTTTGTATCACCTACACTTATAGTGGCTCCTACAAATAAGCAGTATGATGGATTTTTAGGTATGAAAGGAAAACTGTCTGAAGCTCTAAGCTATAACCTGCGTGCTAGCTATGCATCAGAGAGCGGGAAGGCGTTATACCAGCACAACCCTTACTCGCAGAGTGGTAACAACTTTGGGCAAAATGGCTATGAGAATGGAAACTCCTTTGGTATCGTCTATGATGATGTTAATACATTAGGTGTTTTTGCAGAGCTTAACTTTGATGTAAATGCAAATTTTAAAATGAAGTTAAACGGGCAGTTTAACTCATATACTACAGATGTAGAAGCAGAGGCTTGGAACCTTCCAGACCTACAAGCGTCATTATTTGCAGATTATCAGATTACAGAGCAATGGTTTGCTGGAGTAAACTTATTTTTTATAGGAGAGCGTCAGGATCTTGTATTTAGTCAAGACCCGGTAGATATATTAACGCCTAGCTCTATAGAAACATTAGAGAGCTATTTTGATGCAAATGCGCACGTGGGTTATCGCTTTAATAATCGTCTATCTGCCTTTGCTAGAGTTAATAACATTCTAGATAGTAACTACCAGAAATGGCTTAATTATGAAGTGCAAGGACTTCAAGGTATGGTAGGTGCTACTTATAAGTTTGATTTTTAG